The DNA window TTGGGTTAAAGCCCGGTTATTTTGGTTTGTTATCCAACGGACTAAGAAGTGGAATAACTTCAGCAAGATCACCATGATGGCTGACCACATCAAGATACCAATGATGCTCCAGATGACTGAAGTCTGTTCATTATTCCAGAAGGAGTAAAAGAGAATCGAGGGAGTTTGCCCTAGGGCAGTGCCGAACAGGTATTCTCTTGTCGAAACTTTAGTTAGACCAAAAGCGTAACTGGTTGTATCCGCCGGTAGCAGTGGTGTAATCCGAGCGAAAAAAACAGCCTTTTCTTTGTATTTTTCCAGCATTTCATTGATTTTTTCTAGGTAGCGGTGATTAATTTTATTACCGA is part of the Bacillota bacterium genome and encodes:
- a CDS encoding TVP38/TMEM64 family protein; amino-acid sequence: MAIGDIPAIKEHILSWGIYAPLLSIFLLILQGIISPVPAVVLYIANAMVFGATVGFIISWVGSLCCAWLCFALVRHTNIGNKINHRYLEKINEMLEKYKEKAVFFARITPLLPADTTSYAFGLTKVSTREYLFGTALGQTPSILFYSFWNNEQTSVIWSIIGILMWSAIMVILLKLFHFLVRWITNQNNRALTQDYPHNSCIIRNNQPEPE